From a single Pirellulales bacterium genomic region:
- a CDS encoding SGNH/GDSL hydrolase family protein → MRRIRSRLLLSMVTLISAFLVLEAGLRLYARWINALTVVQLDPQLGWRLIPQARRHVDSETEPYDIAINSAGWRDGEFSTEKPRGVYRILLLGDSFLFATGGVDYGLRYSEILEQRLPSLEALNFGVPGFDLAQEYLLLEREGLNYDPDLVVVCLYWNDDLESFLGYHPKMAHAKPCLRREGGELVIRPPAHSLFARAVESSAAISWVERRLATLTAKRDALPERDIPDEERAFCFRQIFRRFVQGSLLEGADLAVTYLPHPWDANAQPNLMQVSVRDSAKELGFVWVDLTPRLGPGNAKEPYFFAVNGHLNRRGHEVVAAELQAMIKSLPSWSRFQSQTANSGLDVQPKAYGVVSTSQP, encoded by the coding sequence ATGCGCAGGATTCGCTCGCGGCTGCTTTTGAGCATGGTCACCCTGATATCCGCCTTCTTGGTGCTGGAAGCGGGCCTTCGTCTGTATGCAAGGTGGATCAATGCCTTGACGGTGGTGCAACTCGACCCGCAGCTTGGCTGGCGGTTGATTCCTCAAGCTCGCCGACACGTTGACAGCGAAACCGAGCCCTACGACATAGCTATCAATTCAGCGGGATGGCGCGATGGCGAGTTCTCGACCGAAAAGCCGCGAGGAGTCTATCGCATCCTGCTGTTGGGCGACTCGTTTCTATTTGCGACGGGGGGCGTCGATTACGGTTTACGCTATTCGGAGATTCTTGAACAGCGTCTTCCGAGTCTAGAGGCACTGAACTTCGGCGTGCCCGGCTTTGATCTGGCGCAAGAGTACCTGTTGCTTGAGCGCGAGGGCCTCAATTACGATCCCGATCTCGTTGTCGTCTGTCTCTACTGGAACGACGATCTGGAGTCTTTTCTCGGCTATCACCCGAAAATGGCCCATGCCAAGCCGTGCTTGCGGAGGGAAGGCGGTGAGTTGGTCATCCGTCCCCCCGCGCATAGCCTGTTTGCGCGAGCCGTGGAGTCGAGTGCTGCGATTTCGTGGGTCGAGCGGCGTCTGGCTACGCTTACTGCCAAACGCGACGCACTTCCAGAGCGAGACATCCCCGACGAAGAACGCGCGTTCTGCTTCCGACAGATCTTTCGTCGATTTGTTCAAGGATCGCTGCTCGAAGGCGCCGACCTTGCCGTGACCTATTTGCCTCATCCGTGGGACGCAAACGCGCAACCAAACCTAATGCAGGTCTCGGTCCGCGACTCGGCCAAGGAACTTGGATTTGTTTGGGTCGACTTGACACCGCGGTTGGGCCCCGGCAACGCCAAAGAGCCCTATTTCTTCGCCGTGAACGGGCATCTAAATCGCCGGGGCCACGAGGTCGTAGCAGCCGAGCTGCAAGCGATGATCAAATCGTTACCTTCCTGGAGCCGTTTTCAAAGCCAGACAGCAAACTCAGGTCTAGATGTTCAGCCGAAGGCCTATGGTGTTGTCTCCACTTCGCAACCCTGA
- a CDS encoding ribose-phosphate pyrophosphokinase, translating into MNDLKIFSGRANPELSSRICEYLGLPLGHISIGNFPDGEISCKIDEDVRGRDVFLVQPTCPPVNENLMELLIMIDSCRRASAERITAVIPYYGYARQDRKDSGRVPITAKLVADVITRAGADRVLTMDLHAAQIQGFFDVPVDHLYASPVLNEYFQAMGFKTDDIVIVSPDEGSIKRALGHVKRLGGRLAIVDKRRTSAEEVRHENIIGGPVEGKICLMFDDMISTAGSICGAAQVLHEARAREIHVAATHGVLCGPAVQRLESAPIQSVVITDSIPLKPHQLLPKIKVRTVAPLLGEAIKRIHRNESVSRLFG; encoded by the coding sequence ATGAACGACTTGAAAATCTTTAGCGGTCGGGCAAACCCGGAGTTGTCTTCGCGGATTTGCGAGTACCTGGGCTTGCCGCTCGGCCATATCTCGATCGGCAACTTTCCCGACGGCGAGATCTCCTGCAAGATCGACGAGGACGTCCGCGGCCGCGACGTGTTTCTCGTGCAGCCGACCTGCCCGCCGGTCAATGAAAACCTGATGGAACTGTTGATCATGATCGACAGTTGCCGGCGGGCCAGCGCCGAGCGGATCACCGCCGTGATCCCCTACTACGGCTATGCCCGCCAGGACCGCAAGGACTCGGGCCGGGTACCGATCACCGCCAAGCTCGTCGCTGACGTCATCACCCGGGCCGGCGCCGACCGGGTGCTGACCATGGACCTGCACGCCGCGCAGATTCAAGGGTTTTTCGACGTCCCGGTCGACCACCTCTATGCCTCGCCGGTACTCAATGAGTATTTCCAGGCGATGGGCTTCAAGACCGACGACATCGTGATCGTCAGCCCGGACGAAGGCAGCATCAAGCGCGCCCTGGGGCACGTGAAGCGGCTCGGCGGCCGGTTGGCGATCGTCGACAAGCGACGCACGAGCGCCGAAGAAGTCCGCCACGAGAACATCATCGGCGGGCCGGTCGAAGGCAAAATCTGCCTGATGTTCGACGATATGATCAGCACGGCCGGCTCGATCTGCGGCGCGGCACAAGTGCTGCACGAAGCCCGGGCCCGGGAAATCCACGTGGCCGCCACGCACGGCGTGCTGTGTGGTCCGGCGGTGCAACGGCTCGAGTCGGCACCGATCCAAAGCGTGGTGATCACCGACAGCATTCCGCTCAAGCCGCACCAGTTGCTGCCCAAGATCAAGGTCCGCACCGTCGCGCCGTTGTTGGGCGAGGCCATCAAGCGGATTCATCGCAACGAGTCGGTCAGCCGGCTGTTCGGCTGA
- a CDS encoding B12-binding domain-containing radical SAM protein yields MLDRAPIRVLLVKCYRPTTSDIVSPPLGLLYLAASLRRQFGDDVKIRVVDRGLSRARWDTAAALAEDFQPDVVGFSALNWDAEECCRSALEIRRACPQAILALGGPFAHSNANRICALNLFDWIFDGEADLSFPLAIERRFRGDGSLDDVVGLTWRMAEGYCNNAEAAAVGKPMVGVVEDLDTLPFPAWDLVDFAAYARETPINHMLRGKRYAPVFTSRGCPFLCTYCHDIFGKRFRWRSPENVAAEARLLREKYGVDELAIVDDIFNMNSARMKAVCRELVPLDLHLCFPNGLRFDILDEEGVEALVEAGTYAACVAVETVTPRLQELIKKRLHPERTMQAIGWMAERGVMVRGFFMIGFPTETREEIDATIDFACRSQLSQAIFFKVCPQPGTPIFELAKQIAPDALEDQHTQEYGSSHSWYAAAYGVNLAKIQRAAFLRFYFATPRRVWRLFWGLSIRQRIRQFSVFLRLLHTGRGEDVAALPEALQPLGSVSAPDPQPVTSAVLLHGRRRAAVPGIVANIA; encoded by the coding sequence ATGCTTGATCGTGCGCCGATCCGTGTCTTGTTGGTTAAGTGCTACCGTCCGACGACTTCCGACATTGTTTCCCCTCCTTTGGGGCTACTCTACCTGGCCGCCTCATTGCGGCGGCAATTCGGCGACGACGTTAAAATTCGCGTCGTCGATCGTGGATTGTCCCGGGCGCGTTGGGACACAGCGGCCGCACTGGCCGAGGATTTCCAGCCCGACGTCGTAGGCTTCTCGGCGTTGAATTGGGACGCCGAGGAATGCTGCCGATCGGCCCTGGAAATTCGCCGGGCCTGTCCCCAGGCGATTCTGGCCCTCGGCGGACCTTTCGCGCACTCGAATGCGAATCGCATCTGCGCGTTGAACCTGTTTGATTGGATCTTCGACGGCGAAGCCGACCTGTCGTTTCCGCTGGCGATCGAGCGCAGGTTTCGAGGTGACGGCAGCTTGGACGACGTCGTCGGCCTGACGTGGCGCATGGCCGAGGGCTATTGTAACAACGCCGAGGCGGCGGCCGTCGGGAAACCGATGGTTGGCGTTGTCGAGGATCTCGACACCCTGCCGTTTCCAGCGTGGGATCTGGTCGATTTCGCGGCGTATGCGCGCGAAACGCCGATCAATCACATGCTCAGAGGCAAGCGTTACGCCCCGGTGTTCACATCGCGCGGCTGTCCCTTCCTGTGCACTTATTGCCATGACATTTTTGGCAAGCGTTTCCGGTGGCGATCGCCGGAAAACGTCGCCGCCGAGGCCCGGTTGCTGCGTGAAAAATACGGCGTCGACGAGTTGGCCATCGTCGACGACATCTTCAACATGAATTCGGCGCGGATGAAAGCCGTGTGCCGCGAGTTGGTTCCGCTGGATTTGCACCTGTGCTTCCCGAATGGCCTGCGGTTCGACATTCTCGATGAAGAGGGCGTCGAGGCGTTGGTCGAGGCCGGGACTTATGCTGCGTGCGTAGCTGTCGAAACGGTCACGCCGCGCTTGCAAGAGCTCATCAAGAAACGCCTGCACCCGGAACGGACGATGCAAGCGATCGGCTGGATGGCCGAGCGTGGCGTGATGGTGCGCGGGTTTTTCATGATCGGGTTTCCCACGGAAACGCGGGAAGAGATCGACGCCACGATCGATTTTGCCTGCCGGTCTCAACTGTCGCAGGCCATTTTCTTCAAAGTCTGCCCGCAGCCAGGCACGCCGATCTTTGAGCTTGCCAAGCAAATTGCGCCCGATGCCCTCGAGGACCAGCACACGCAGGAATACGGCTCGTCACACAGTTGGTATGCCGCGGCCTACGGCGTGAACCTGGCCAAGATTCAACGCGCCGCTTTTCTGCGGTTCTACTTCGCGACGCCGCGGCGGGTATGGCGGCTCTTCTGGGGGCTGTCAATTCGCCAGCGCATACGCCAGTTCAGCGTGTTTTTGCGCCTCTTGCACACCGGGCGCGGCGAAGACGTCGCGGCCTTGCCCGAAGCACTGCAGCCGTTGGGCTCCGTGAGTGCGCCCGATCCGCAGCCGGTGACCAGCGCCGTACTGCTCCATGGGCGGCGGCGTGCTGCGGTCCCGGGCATCGTCGCCAACATCGCGTAG
- a CDS encoding class I SAM-dependent methyltransferase yields the protein MQIDQFELHARIEQRHWWFVARRQIVRSLIEQVVPPHQGHLVLDVGCGTGANLAALSDGYRCVGVDTSADAVHLAARRFPWIDFVHGFAPDDVPEAIEQASLVMLNDVLEHVPDDFELMSRLLAAVRPGTHLLVTVPADMWLWSPHDESFGHFRRYEQWRFERVWAGLPVEPLLVSYFNSRLYPVVRWVRERNRRRGSVQGEAGTDFRMPPAPINAVLTRWFAGEGNVLLRALQRRQGGYRTGVSLIALLRRGEGVCELQHRPADVEEDVHFPLHAELSAAH from the coding sequence ATGCAGATCGACCAATTTGAGCTCCATGCCCGGATCGAGCAACGCCATTGGTGGTTTGTTGCCCGGCGGCAAATCGTCCGCAGTCTCATCGAGCAGGTGGTCCCCCCGCACCAGGGCCATCTGGTGCTCGACGTTGGTTGCGGCACCGGGGCCAATCTAGCCGCCTTGTCCGATGGGTACCGTTGCGTGGGGGTCGATACCTCGGCCGATGCCGTGCATCTCGCGGCACGGAGGTTTCCCTGGATCGATTTCGTCCATGGATTTGCCCCGGATGATGTGCCCGAGGCGATCGAGCAGGCCAGCCTGGTGATGCTCAACGACGTACTGGAGCACGTGCCGGACGATTTCGAGCTAATGTCGCGATTGCTGGCGGCGGTGAGGCCGGGTACGCATCTGCTGGTCACGGTGCCGGCCGATATGTGGCTCTGGTCGCCGCACGACGAGAGTTTCGGGCATTTTCGACGTTACGAGCAGTGGCGATTCGAGCGCGTTTGGGCAGGGCTGCCTGTCGAACCGCTGCTGGTCTCGTACTTCAACAGCCGGCTGTACCCCGTCGTGCGCTGGGTACGCGAACGGAACCGCCGCCGCGGCAGTGTACAAGGCGAAGCGGGCACCGACTTTCGCATGCCCCCGGCACCGATCAATGCGGTGCTGACCCGCTGGTTCGCCGGAGAAGGCAACGTGTTGCTTCGGGCCCTGCAGCGGCGTCAAGGCGGCTACCGCACGGGGGTGAGCCTGATTGCCCTGCTACGACGCGGGGAAGGCGTCTGCGAGCTTCAGCACCGGCCGGCCGACGTCGAGGAAGACGTGCATTTCCCGCTGCACGCCGAATTGTCGGCGGCGCACTGA
- a CDS encoding NTP transferase domain-containing protein, which yields MGRSVAVVMAAGKGTRMKSELPKVLIPVAGRPMVDFCLDALVAGGVEQIAVVVGYRAELVRETLAGRSGLLFCEQREQLGTGHAVMMCRDFLAAHQGPVLVVAGDSPMLQPASVRALLDEFERTRPACLLGTAHKENPQGLGRILRDDAGRFVGIVEEKDASPQQRQITEVNLSTYVFDAAELLHALDHIRADNAQREYYLTDCPGVLLREGKDVRALPVLQPIEALSINTPDELAAVEAAMRTLTH from the coding sequence ATGGGAAGAAGCGTTGCGGTCGTGATGGCTGCCGGCAAGGGCACCCGGATGAAGTCCGAGCTGCCCAAGGTGCTGATCCCTGTCGCGGGCCGGCCCATGGTCGATTTCTGTCTCGACGCCCTGGTCGCCGGCGGGGTCGAGCAGATCGCCGTCGTCGTGGGCTATCGGGCGGAGCTGGTCCGCGAGACCCTCGCGGGACGCAGCGGCCTGTTGTTCTGCGAACAGCGCGAACAATTGGGCACCGGGCATGCCGTGATGATGTGCCGCGACTTTCTCGCGGCGCACCAGGGCCCCGTCCTCGTCGTCGCCGGCGACTCGCCTATGCTGCAGCCCGCCAGCGTGCGGGCCCTGCTCGACGAGTTCGAACGGACGCGCCCGGCGTGCCTGCTGGGCACCGCGCACAAGGAAAACCCCCAAGGCTTGGGCCGCATCCTCCGCGACGATGCAGGCCGCTTTGTCGGCATCGTCGAGGAGAAAGACGCCTCGCCCCAGCAGCGGCAAATCACCGAAGTCAACTTGAGCACCTACGTGTTCGACGCGGCCGAGCTGCTGCACGCGCTCGATCATATTCGAGCCGACAACGCTCAGCGCGAATACTATTTGACCGATTGTCCCGGCGTGCTGCTGCGCGAAGGCAAAGACGTGCGCGCGTTGCCGGTGCTACAGCCCATCGAGGCGCTGTCGATCAATACCCCCGATGAGTTGGCGGCGGTGGAGGCCGCCATGCGTACTTTGACGCATTAG
- a CDS encoding ammonium transporter gives MGALVYLPALVRAQEAAPPAEAAAPVEAPPAETAPEEAAEAAKTWDAMSVDEKLAALKDASLKTDDAGTVTSTVYADADTLWTCIAAFLVFFMQAGFATVEAGFTRAKNTCNILMKNLLDFCLGSVAFWIVGFGLMFGATYHNLVGTNNFFFDPEVASPDKVSFGWAFLIFQTVFCATAATIVSGAMAERTKFSSYLIYTVFITAIVYPVFGSWAWGNLWQGGGWLAERGFHDFAGSTVVHSIGGWAALAGALVVGPRIGKFVNGKAMPIPGHSIPLGAIGVFILWLGWFGFNPGSTTAVGNGNFAFIAVTTNIAAAGGAIGAMLASWIAFKKPDVSFTLNGTLAGLVAITAGCDIIPVPYALLTGFLAGVLVVGACVFFDKIRIDDPVGAISVHGVCGCFGTICVGLFAKEIGLVHGGGVDLLVTQLIGCGAAFVWSFSVSGAIFLLIKATLGLRVSDLEQIEGLDLHEHGMSAYPPGWIANSETTSVSPVTGGSMFAPGAAVAPAGGQAMAT, from the coding sequence CTGGGAGCCCTCGTTTACTTACCGGCGCTCGTGCGGGCACAGGAGGCCGCCCCCCCGGCGGAAGCTGCTGCGCCGGTCGAAGCGCCGCCCGCAGAGACCGCGCCCGAGGAAGCGGCCGAAGCTGCAAAAACATGGGACGCGATGTCGGTCGATGAGAAACTCGCGGCGTTGAAGGATGCGTCGCTCAAGACCGACGACGCCGGCACCGTCACTTCGACCGTCTATGCCGACGCCGATACTCTCTGGACGTGTATCGCGGCGTTCCTCGTGTTCTTCATGCAGGCTGGTTTCGCCACGGTCGAAGCAGGCTTCACGCGTGCGAAGAACACCTGCAACATCCTGATGAAGAACCTGCTGGATTTCTGCCTGGGCAGCGTCGCTTTCTGGATCGTCGGCTTCGGCCTGATGTTCGGCGCGACGTATCACAATCTGGTCGGCACCAACAACTTCTTCTTCGATCCCGAAGTTGCCTCGCCGGACAAGGTCTCGTTTGGCTGGGCGTTCCTGATCTTCCAAACGGTGTTTTGTGCCACGGCCGCGACGATCGTCAGCGGCGCCATGGCCGAACGCACGAAGTTCTCCAGCTACTTGATCTACACCGTCTTCATCACCGCGATCGTGTACCCGGTCTTCGGCTCGTGGGCGTGGGGCAACCTGTGGCAGGGCGGAGGATGGCTGGCTGAACGCGGCTTCCACGATTTCGCCGGCTCGACCGTGGTGCATTCGATCGGCGGCTGGGCCGCACTAGCCGGTGCGCTCGTCGTCGGTCCTCGGATCGGCAAGTTCGTCAATGGCAAAGCCATGCCGATTCCCGGTCACAGTATTCCGCTGGGCGCGATTGGCGTGTTCATCCTCTGGCTGGGGTGGTTCGGCTTCAATCCGGGCAGCACCACGGCCGTCGGGAACGGAAACTTCGCCTTCATCGCCGTCACGACGAATATCGCCGCCGCCGGAGGCGCCATTGGCGCCATGCTCGCGTCGTGGATCGCCTTCAAAAAGCCTGACGTCTCGTTCACGCTCAACGGAACGCTCGCGGGCCTCGTGGCCATCACTGCGGGCTGCGACATCATCCCGGTGCCCTACGCGCTCTTGACCGGCTTCCTCGCGGGCGTGTTGGTTGTCGGCGCGTGCGTGTTCTTCGACAAGATTCGCATCGATGATCCCGTGGGTGCCATCTCCGTTCACGGGGTCTGCGGTTGCTTCGGCACGATCTGCGTCGGACTGTTTGCCAAGGAGATTGGGCTGGTACACGGCGGAGGCGTCGACCTGCTCGTCACCCAATTGATCGGCTGTGGTGCCGCGTTCGTCTGGTCGTTCAGCGTCAGCGGTGCCATCTTCCTGCTGATCAAGGCCACGCTTGGATTGCGCGTCAGCGATCTGGAGCAGATCGAAGGCCTCGACCTGCACGAACACGGGATGTCGGCCTATCCGCCAGGCTGGATCGCCAACTCGGAAACCACTTCAGTGAGCCCCGTAACCGGTGGTTCGATGTTCGCCCCTGGTGCCGCAGTCGCTCCTGCCGGCGGTCAGGCCATGGCCACCTAA
- the carA gene encoding glutamine-hydrolyzing carbamoyl-phosphate synthase small subunit: MSIPAKLALEDGTIFRGISFGAQGEVDGEVCFNTSMTGYQEILTDPSYRGQIVTMTYPEIGNYGVNHEDVESSKPHLAGFIVREYSRRKSNFRADGDLHDYLAQYGVPGLAGIDTRALVRRLRMRGALKGVLSSTDLDEGRLVAKAQRSPGLVGRDLVQEVIPAQAREWSEPLSTWTHLDGAPSVEAGAGDRPHVVALDYGMKWNIARHLVDQGFRVTVLPGKATAEDVLRLEPDGVFLSNGPGDPEPLEYAIQTIRGIMGKQPIFGICLGHQLLSLACGAKTFKLKFGHRGANQPVMNQQTGCVEITCQNHGFAVDESSLPDELEVTHRNLNDQTVEGVRHRQYPAFSVQYHPEASAGPHDSHYLFRHFRELVIAAR; encoded by the coding sequence ATGAGCATCCCCGCCAAACTCGCCCTGGAAGACGGCACGATCTTTCGGGGCATTTCTTTCGGTGCCCAAGGCGAGGTCGACGGCGAGGTGTGCTTCAACACCTCGATGACGGGGTACCAGGAGATTTTGACCGATCCGAGCTACCGGGGTCAGATCGTCACGATGACCTACCCGGAGATCGGCAACTACGGCGTCAATCACGAAGACGTCGAGAGTTCGAAGCCGCATCTGGCCGGGTTCATTGTACGCGAGTACAGCCGCCGCAAAAGTAATTTCCGCGCCGACGGCGATTTGCACGATTACCTGGCGCAATACGGAGTTCCAGGTTTGGCGGGCATCGATACCCGTGCCTTGGTCCGTCGCCTGCGCATGCGCGGTGCGCTGAAAGGCGTGCTGTCGAGCACCGACCTGGACGAAGGCCGGCTGGTGGCCAAGGCGCAGCGCAGTCCCGGCCTGGTGGGGCGCGACCTCGTGCAGGAAGTGATTCCAGCGCAGGCCCGCGAGTGGTCCGAGCCGCTCAGCACTTGGACGCATCTCGACGGTGCCCCGAGCGTCGAGGCAGGGGCCGGCGATCGGCCGCACGTCGTAGCTCTCGACTATGGGATGAAGTGGAACATTGCGCGGCACCTGGTCGATCAGGGATTTCGCGTCACGGTGCTACCTGGCAAGGCCACGGCCGAAGACGTGCTGCGGCTGGAGCCCGACGGGGTGTTCCTGTCGAATGGTCCCGGCGATCCGGAGCCGCTCGAATATGCGATCCAGACCATTCGCGGCATCATGGGCAAGCAACCGATCTTCGGTATCTGCCTGGGGCATCAATTGTTGTCGCTAGCCTGCGGTGCAAAGACCTTCAAGCTGAAATTTGGACATCGCGGCGCCAATCAGCCGGTGATGAATCAGCAGACGGGCTGCGTCGAGATCACCTGCCAGAACCACGGCTTTGCGGTTGACGAGTCGTCGTTGCCCGACGAGCTGGAAGTCACGCACCGGAATTTGAACGACCAGACGGTCGAGGGCGTGCGCCACCGACAATACCCGGCGTTCAGCGTACAGTATCACCCCGAGGCATCGGCCGGCCCGCACGACAGCCACTACTTGTTCCGGCATTTCCGCGAATTGGTCATCGCCGCGCGGTAG
- a CDS encoding aminotransferase class I/II-fold pyridoxal phosphate-dependent enzyme, whose translation MTEPSAPNGTPADSRPLEIQVSERVKRLPPYLFARINALKYQKRRAGADVIDLGMGNPSDPPAQIVIEKLAEAARDERNHGYSQSLGILNLRREVAAKYLKRWGRRLDPESEIVVCLGSKEGFSHMCLALLGPGDTAIVPAPSYPAHMYAVALAGANAIQLEVADSEKYLSNVAYTCEHLYPRPKLLILNYPHNPSAVTVDPEFYADAVKLAKKYGLMVISDLAYADLCFDTYQAPSFLSAPGALDVGVEFTTMSKGYNMAGWRVGYCAGNSQMVRALSTIKGYYDYGMFLPIQVAAIVALRHTDAEVEAQSKIYQRRRDVLCEGLRRLGWQMETPRAGMFVWAQIPEYWRKQMDSIDFAMKLLEEGDVAVAPGGGFGPAGEGFLRLAMVENENRLRQAVRHIGRCLGSEVDRAADVPGSGDSGVLQGGKAVS comes from the coding sequence ATGACCGAACCCAGCGCCCCGAACGGAACGCCCGCCGACTCCCGCCCCCTGGAGATCCAAGTCTCGGAACGGGTGAAGCGATTGCCGCCCTATTTGTTTGCGCGGATCAATGCGCTGAAGTACCAGAAACGCCGCGCGGGAGCCGATGTCATCGATCTGGGCATGGGCAATCCCTCGGATCCGCCCGCGCAGATCGTGATCGAAAAACTGGCCGAGGCAGCGCGCGACGAGCGCAACCACGGCTATTCGCAAAGCCTGGGCATTCTGAACCTGCGTCGCGAGGTGGCGGCCAAGTATCTCAAGCGCTGGGGGCGACGGCTCGACCCCGAAAGTGAAATCGTCGTCTGCCTGGGCTCGAAGGAAGGCTTCAGCCACATGTGTCTGGCCCTGCTGGGGCCGGGCGACACGGCGATTGTGCCGGCACCTTCGTATCCGGCGCACATGTACGCCGTGGCGTTGGCCGGAGCGAACGCGATTCAGCTCGAGGTGGCCGATAGCGAGAAGTACCTCTCGAACGTGGCTTACACCTGCGAACATCTCTATCCGCGGCCGAAACTGCTGATCCTCAACTACCCGCACAATCCTTCGGCCGTCACGGTCGATCCGGAGTTTTACGCCGATGCCGTGAAGCTGGCGAAAAAATACGGGCTGATGGTGATCAGCGACCTGGCCTATGCCGACTTGTGCTTCGACACGTATCAGGCCCCCAGCTTCCTCTCGGCGCCTGGTGCGCTCGACGTGGGCGTCGAGTTCACGACGATGAGCAAGGGCTACAACATGGCCGGCTGGCGCGTCGGCTATTGCGCCGGTAACTCGCAGATGGTCCGCGCGCTGTCGACGATCAAGGGCTATTACGATTACGGCATGTTCTTGCCGATTCAGGTGGCCGCGATCGTGGCCCTGCGCCATACCGATGCCGAGGTCGAGGCGCAATCGAAGATCTATCAGCGCCGCCGCGACGTGCTCTGCGAAGGGCTGCGCCGCTTGGGCTGGCAAATGGAGACGCCGCGCGCCGGCATGTTTGTCTGGGCGCAGATCCCTGAATACTGGCGCAAACAGATGGACTCGATCGACTTCGCCATGAAGCTGCTCGAAGAAGGCGACGTAGCCGTCGCGCCGGGGGGCGGATTCGGACCGGCGGGAGAGGGTTTTCTGCGACTGGCCATGGTCGAGAACGAGAATCGGCTACGGCAAGCAGTCCGACATATTGGCCGCTGCCTGGGCAGCGAGGTGGATCGGGCGGCAGATGTGCCTGGCTCGGGCGATTCGGGCGTCCTGCAGGGCGGCAAGGCCGTGAGCTAG